The following coding sequences lie in one Methylotuvimicrobium alcaliphilum 20Z genomic window:
- a CDS encoding Uma2 family endonuclease — translation MDGLIYRLGLFRSPFDKLRANGKVLNLMAVTPKRANDTIAMNLIAHVHAHLRGSLCRVHSDEMKVRVQTETDDNFFYPDLHVTCSADDTHEQFNTQPKLIVEILSDATERYDRAEKFHHYRKLTSLDEYVLIAQDTQRVECYRRVEQWDLQLFQQGQAFFFASIDCVVDIGDIYEGVRLGSDD, via the coding sequence ATGGACGGCTTAATTTATCGACTCGGACTTTTCCGTTCACCCTTCGACAAGCTCAGGGCGAACGGAAAAGTCCTTAACTTAATGGCAGTGACTCCTAAGCGTGCGAATGATACGATCGCAATGAACCTGATCGCTCATGTGCATGCACATCTGCGAGGTTCGCTTTGCCGAGTCCATTCAGACGAAATGAAGGTCCGGGTGCAAACCGAAACGGACGATAATTTTTTCTATCCCGATCTGCATGTTACCTGTTCGGCTGACGATACTCATGAGCAATTTAATACTCAGCCGAAATTGATCGTCGAAATACTCTCCGACGCAACCGAGCGTTACGATCGCGCAGAGAAATTTCATCACTACCGGAAATTAACCAGTCTCGACGAGTATGTGTTGATCGCTCAGGATACGCAGCGTGTCGAATGCTACCGGCGCGTTGAGCAATGGGATTTGCAACTGTTTCAGCAAGGCCAGGCCTTCTTTTTTGCATCGATCGATTGTGTTGTCGATATCGGCGATATTTATGAAGGCGTACGCCTTGGTAGCGATGACTGA
- a CDS encoding Uma2 family endonuclease encodes MVFTEKPKISVEDYLQSELLSDVKHEYVGGEVYAMVGVKDFVIDNVLELCALLRVR; translated from the coding sequence ATGGTATTTACAGAAAAGCCGAAAATCAGCGTCGAGGATTATTTGCAAAGCGAATTACTCAGTGACGTCAAGCATGAGTATGTCGGAGGTGAAGTTTATGCGATGGTCGGCGTTAAGGATTTCGTGATAGATAACGTCCTGGAATTATGCGCTTTGTTGAGAGTTCGGTAA
- the gatB gene encoding Asp-tRNA(Asn)/Glu-tRNA(Gln) amidotransferase subunit GatB, giving the protein MNSQWEVVIGLEIHAQLATKSKIFSGASIAYGAEPNTQACAVDLGLPGVLPVLNQEAVRMAVKFGLAIEAEIAPYSVFARKNYFYPDLPKGYQISQFELPIVGNGHLDIDLDGVTKRIGVTRAHLEEDAGKSLHEDFHGLTGIDLNRAGTPLLEIVSEPDLRSAKEAVAYMRKLHELVRYLEICDGNMQEGSFRCDANVSVRPRGQAEFGTRAEIKNINSFRFVEKAINHEIERQIDLIESGGRVVQETRLYDANKDETRSMRGKEEANDYRYFPDPDLLPVEITEAFKDEVRATLPELPDAKKRRFIEQYGQDDESAATLTSSRQLADYYEALVEASGGEAKICTNWVTGDVLGALNKAGLEVGQCPVDAERLAGLLKRIADDTISGKIAKQVFEAMWQGQETADQIIESQGLKQITDTGAIEAIIDKIIADNPGQVEQYLGGKDKVFGFFVGQVMKEMQGKANPAEVNKILKTKLKR; this is encoded by the coding sequence ATGAATTCACAATGGGAAGTCGTCATCGGGTTGGAAATTCATGCACAACTCGCGACAAAATCCAAAATTTTTTCAGGCGCATCGATAGCCTACGGCGCCGAACCGAACACACAGGCTTGCGCGGTCGATTTAGGCTTGCCCGGCGTGTTACCGGTGTTGAATCAAGAGGCCGTGCGCATGGCCGTCAAATTCGGTCTCGCGATCGAGGCGGAAATCGCGCCTTACTCGGTCTTCGCGCGCAAAAATTATTTTTATCCGGACCTGCCGAAAGGTTATCAGATCAGTCAGTTCGAGTTGCCGATCGTCGGCAATGGGCACCTGGATATCGACCTCGATGGCGTAACGAAACGCATCGGCGTGACGCGCGCGCATTTGGAGGAAGATGCTGGTAAATCCTTGCATGAGGATTTTCACGGCCTAACCGGCATCGATTTGAATCGTGCCGGCACGCCATTGCTGGAAATCGTTTCGGAACCCGACCTGCGTTCGGCGAAAGAAGCGGTCGCCTATATGCGCAAGCTGCACGAACTGGTGCGCTATCTGGAAATCTGCGACGGCAACATGCAAGAAGGCTCGTTCCGTTGCGATGCAAACGTTTCGGTGCGTCCGAGAGGCCAAGCGGAATTCGGCACGCGCGCCGAGATCAAAAACATCAACTCGTTCCGCTTCGTTGAAAAAGCGATTAATCACGAAATCGAACGCCAGATCGATCTGATCGAAAGCGGCGGCAGGGTCGTTCAGGAAACGCGGCTTTACGATGCAAACAAAGATGAAACCCGCTCGATGCGAGGCAAAGAAGAGGCGAACGACTATCGTTATTTTCCCGACCCCGATTTATTGCCGGTCGAGATTACCGAAGCCTTCAAAGACGAAGTGCGCGCCACTTTACCGGAATTGCCCGATGCGAAGAAACGGCGTTTTATCGAGCAATACGGTCAGGACGATGAGAGTGCGGCTACGCTGACTTCGTCGAGGCAATTGGCCGATTATTACGAAGCATTGGTCGAAGCGTCCGGCGGCGAAGCGAAGATATGTACAAATTGGGTAACCGGCGACGTGCTCGGCGCTCTGAACAAGGCCGGGTTGGAAGTCGGTCAATGTCCTGTCGATGCCGAGCGTTTGGCGGGCTTGTTGAAACGTATCGCCGATGACACGATTTCGGGCAAAATCGCAAAACAAGTCTTCGAGGCGATGTGGCAAGGCCAAGAAACGGCCGATCAAATCATCGAAAGCCAAGGCTTAAAGCAAATTACCGATACCGGCGCGATCGAGGCGATCATCGATAAAATCATCGCCGACAATCCAGGGCAAGTCGAACAATACCTCGGCGGTAAGGATAAAGTCTTCGGCTTTTTTGTCGGCCAAGTCATGAAGGAAATGCAGGGTAAGGCGAATCCGGCCGAGGTCAATAAGATTTTGAAAACTAAGTTGAAAAGGTAA
- a CDS encoding Uma2 family endonuclease, protein MAKVTELSQLDMNGSYSYADYLTWRLDQTVELIKGKIFTMSPSPNVKHQRISRNLFKPIVNYMADKRCEVFSAPFDVKLYDRRKSKLSDREVFSVVQPDLCVICDKNKLTEQGCDGAPDWIIEVLSPGNNKKELRFKYDLYQESGVGEYWLVFPYERAVQQFVLDRDGEAYRLHALYAGDETAQPYLLPELKIDLAEVFAE, encoded by the coding sequence ATGGCCAAGGTTACCGAATTGTCGCAATTGGATATGAACGGGAGTTACAGCTACGCCGATTATTTGACGTGGCGTTTGGATCAAACGGTCGAGTTGATCAAGGGCAAGATCTTTACGATGTCGCCGTCGCCGAATGTCAAGCATCAGCGGATTTCTCGCAATCTTTTCAAGCCGATCGTTAATTATATGGCAGATAAACGCTGCGAAGTCTTTTCGGCCCCGTTCGACGTCAAGCTTTACGATCGCCGCAAATCGAAATTGAGCGACCGCGAAGTTTTCAGTGTTGTACAGCCCGATTTGTGCGTGATTTGCGATAAAAACAAATTAACCGAGCAAGGCTGCGACGGCGCGCCCGACTGGATCATCGAAGTGCTTTCTCCGGGTAATAATAAGAAGGAACTTCGCTTCAAATACGATCTGTATCAGGAAAGCGGCGTCGGTGAATACTGGTTGGTGTTTCCGTATGAACGCGCCGTGCAGCAATTCGTGTTGGACCGGGATGGCGAAGCCTATCGGCTCCACGCTCTCTATGCAGGCGACGAAACGGCGCAGCCCTATCTTTTGCCCGAACTAAAAATCGATTTGGCCGAAGTTTTTGCCGAATAA
- the gatA gene encoding Asp-tRNA(Asn)/Glu-tRNA(Gln) amidotransferase subunit GatA: protein MNNKTIAELARGLRSGEFSSVELTQDYLERIRQFSALNAYVTVTTEQALAQAEAADKRLAAGTADLLTGIPVAQKDIFCTDGVKTSCGSKMLDNFISPYNATVVEKLNAAGAVMLGKSNMDEFAMGSSNETSFYGSVQNPWNVSCVPGGSSGGSAAAVAAGLTAGATGSDTGGSIRQPAAFCGITGLKPTYGRVSRYGMIAYASSLDQGGPMTRTAEDAAIMLQAMAGFDEKDSTSVDMPVPDYSAGLNQPLSGLKIGLPKEFFGEGLGGEIAAVIETAVNEYRKLGAEVKEVSMPNLKHAIPAYYVIAPAECSANLSRFDGVRFGYRCDNPADLADLYTRSRGEAFGKEVKRRILIGTYALSAGYYDAYYLKAQKVRRLITDDFKSALAEVDVLMGPVSPTVAFGLGEKTGDPIQMYLSDIYTIAVNLAGLPAMSIPAGFVDNKPVGLQIIGNYFAEDRLLNVAHRYQMNTDWHKQVPKGFE from the coding sequence ATGAATAATAAAACCATCGCCGAACTAGCTAGAGGCTTGCGTTCCGGCGAATTTTCCAGCGTGGAGTTGACGCAAGACTATTTAGAGCGGATTCGGCAGTTCTCGGCTCTCAATGCATACGTTACCGTGACGACCGAGCAGGCGCTTGCCCAAGCAGAAGCCGCGGATAAACGGTTAGCGGCAGGAACGGCCGATTTATTAACCGGAATACCGGTGGCGCAAAAAGATATCTTCTGCACCGATGGCGTTAAAACGTCTTGCGGTTCGAAGATGCTCGATAATTTCATCTCGCCGTACAATGCAACTGTCGTCGAAAAACTCAATGCAGCCGGCGCAGTGATGCTCGGTAAATCGAATATGGACGAATTTGCAATGGGCTCGTCGAACGAAACCAGTTTTTATGGTTCGGTACAAAACCCTTGGAATGTTTCGTGCGTTCCGGGCGGTTCTTCGGGCGGGTCGGCCGCGGCGGTTGCCGCAGGACTCACGGCAGGCGCGACAGGTTCGGATACCGGCGGTTCGATACGTCAACCGGCGGCTTTCTGCGGTATTACCGGATTGAAGCCGACTTACGGGCGCGTTTCCCGATATGGCATGATTGCCTATGCCTCAAGCCTCGATCAAGGCGGTCCGATGACGCGTACTGCCGAGGATGCGGCTATCATGTTGCAAGCGATGGCCGGTTTCGACGAGAAGGATTCGACTAGCGTCGATATGCCAGTCCCTGATTATTCGGCCGGACTGAATCAGCCGTTAAGCGGTTTGAAAATCGGTCTGCCGAAAGAATTTTTCGGCGAAGGGTTGGGCGGCGAAATCGCAGCAGTCATCGAAACAGCCGTCAATGAATATCGCAAATTGGGTGCCGAGGTTAAAGAAGTCTCGATGCCGAATCTGAAACATGCGATTCCGGCTTATTATGTGATCGCGCCAGCTGAATGTTCGGCAAATTTATCTCGTTTCGACGGCGTTCGTTTCGGCTACCGTTGCGACAATCCGGCCGATTTGGCCGATTTGTATACGCGCTCGCGCGGCGAAGCATTCGGCAAGGAAGTTAAGCGCCGTATCTTGATCGGAACCTATGCCTTGTCGGCCGGTTATTACGATGCCTATTATTTAAAAGCTCAAAAAGTCAGGCGTTTGATCACTGATGATTTCAAAAGCGCATTGGCCGAGGTTGATGTGCTGATGGGCCCTGTATCGCCGACGGTGGCGTTCGGTCTCGGCGAAAAAACCGGTGACCCGATTCAAATGTATTTGTCCGATATTTATACAATCGCGGTCAATCTGGCAGGTCTTCCGGCCATGTCGATTCCGGCCGGTTTCGTTGACAATAAACCGGTCGGTTTGCAAATCATCGGGAATTATTTTGCCGAGGACCGGTTGTTGAATGTAGCCCATCGTTATCAGATGAATACTGACTGGCACAAACAGGTGCCGAAAGGGTTCGAATAA
- the gatC gene encoding Asp-tRNA(Asn)/Glu-tRNA(Gln) amidotransferase subunit GatC, with amino-acid sequence MSLTTDDVNKIAHLARLGVDTQDVDTYAHDLSGILDLVTQMSQLNTEGVAPMAHPMEQGQRLRPDRVTETNMREKFQAIAPQVEAGLYLVPKVIE; translated from the coding sequence ATGTCTTTAACGACTGACGATGTAAATAAAATCGCGCATTTAGCAAGGTTGGGCGTCGATACTCAAGATGTCGACACTTATGCGCATGATTTATCGGGGATACTCGATTTGGTTACGCAAATGAGCCAATTAAATACCGAGGGAGTTGCTCCCATGGCGCATCCGATGGAGCAAGGCCAGAGGTTGAGACCGGATCGGGTAACCGAAACGAATATGAGAGAAAAATTTCAAGCGATTGCGCCTCAAGTCGAAGCGGGATTGTATTTAGTCCCTAAGGTGATCGAATGA